A part of Sander vitreus isolate 19-12246 chromosome 8, sanVit1, whole genome shotgun sequence genomic DNA contains:
- the mon2 gene encoding protein MON2 homolog produces MSTSSPEAVKKLLENMQTDLRSLSMECKKKFPPVKEAAESGIVKIKTIAARNTDILAALKENSSEVVQPFLMGCGTKEPKITQLCLAAIQRLMSHEVVSEAAAGNIINMLWQLMENGLEELKLLQTVLVLLTTNTVVHDEVLSKAIVLCFRLHFTKDNITNNTAAATVRQVVTVVFERMVAEDERFKGIVEQPPSVQGNTNRRSVSTLRPSAKDAYMLFQDLCQLVNADAPYWLVGMTEMTRTFGLELLESVLNDFPGVFLQHQEFSFLLKERVCPLVIKLFSPNIKFRQGSSSAASPAPVEKPYFPICMRLLRVVSVLIKHFYSLLVTECEIFLSLLVKFLDGEKPQWLRAVAVESVHRLCVQPHLLRSFCQSYDMKQHSTKVFRDIVNALGSFIQSLFIVPNAGNPAVVGAPAGGSGSGAQGTAQGGPGTGGVSGILTSQAAFEYRGTWIPLMTVSVQGSAKATYLEMLDKVEPPSIPEGYAMSVAFSALLDLVRGITSMIERELAVEEEAAAEFRETHPDQGWQPQPGAHLVWEEMVSACWCGLLAALSLLLDASTDETATENILKAELTMASLCGRLGLVTPRDAFITAICKASLPPHYALTVLSSNAANFSSKAYSIQGHSVQIISPSSESHQQVVAVGQPLTSQPQGTVVLTAKNIQCMRTLLNLAHCHGAVLGTSWQLVLATLQHLVWILGLKPGMGGALKPGRAVEGPSTVLTTAVMTDLPIIANILSRLFESSQYLDDVSLHHLINALCSLSLEAMEMAYGNNKEPSLFAVAKLLETGLVNMDRIEILWRPLTGHLLEVCQHPNSRMREWGAEALTALIKAGLAYKHDPPLAQNQRLQLLLLNPLKELSNVLHADIRQKQLESVLQILQSQGDSLGPGWPLVLGVIGAIRNDQGESLIRTAFQCLQLVVTDFLPTMPCTCLQIVVDVAGSFGLQNQELNISLTSIGLLWNISDYFFQRGEAITQELEREEEALQKQAQEKGETLNRPFHPAPPFDCLWLCLYAKLGELCVDPRPAVRKSAGQTLFSTIAAHGTLLQQPTWHVVVWKVLFHLLDCVRTSSTTADKEKIESGGGNILIHHSRDTAEKQWAETWVLTLAGVARIFNTRRYLLQQLGDFFEAWEVLLNHIQSAALSKNNEVSLAALKSFQEILQIGTPVKDSDKAGDEFAAMGVPPVLIDPLSASGPGRPLVRSDSLVERLTRYNGAELQAPPPGEESALEDSALWWSAWNTWYRTGTDSTRPPSGPAEKFSFIPSQPFLTALIQIFPALYQHIKANFSMEDLKKLGVILHGAVSVPISSDASPFILPSFTEAVLTSLQEAVLTSLDVLQKAICVGPENLQVMYPAIFEQLLLFVEFSCKPPQYGRMETKHVANAKYNQAEWVALNYVPFAERSLEVVVDLYHKTACHKAVINEKVLQNIIKTLRMPLGLKYACPSESTWKLAVSSLLKVLSIGLPVARQHASSGKFDTMWPELANAFEDFLFTKSTPPDNLSIQEFQKNEAVDVEVVQLISTEILPFANFIPKDFVGQIMTMLNRGSIHSQSPSFTEAEIDVRMREEFSKVCFETLLQFSFSNKVSTPQEGYISRMALSVLLKRSQDVLRRYVEDERLSGRCPLPRQQVTEIIFVLKAISTLMDSLKKTQPENVDGNTWAQVIALYPTLVECITCSSSEVSSALKEALGPFKDFMQPPLSRVQNGES; encoded by the exons GCCGCAGAGTCTGGCATTGTGAAGATTAAAACCATTGCAGCCAGGAATACAGACATACTGGCAG CTCTGAAGGAGAACAGCTCAGAGGTGGTGCAGCCTTTTCTGATGGGCTGTGGCACCAAAGAGCCCAAGATCACCCAGCTGTGTCTGGCTGCCATCCAGAGACTCATGTCCCACGAGGTGGTATCTGAG GCAGCTGCGGGGAATATCATCAACATGTTGTGGCAGCTGATGGAAAACGGTTTGGAGGAGCTGAAACTTTTACAGACGGTCCTGGTCCTTCTAACCACCAACACAGTGGTACACGATGAAGTACTTTCCAAG GCCATTGTGCTGTGTTTCCGTCTTCACTTCACCAAGGACAACATCACCAACAACACAGCGGCCGCTACCGTCAGACAGGTCGTCACTGTGGTCTTTGAGAGGATGGTGGCAGAGGATGAGCGTTTCAAAG gcATTGTAGAGCAGCCTCCTTCTGTCCAAGGAAACACCAACAGGCGGTCTGTTAGTACGCTCAGGCCCAGTGCTAAAGATGCATACATGCTGTTCCAG GACTTGTGTCAGCTTGTGAACGCTGATGCCCCCTACTGGCTGGTGGGGATGACAGAGATGACCCGCACATTTgggctggagctgctggagtcTGTTCTTAATGATTTTCCCGGGGTATTCCTACAG CACCAAGAGTTCAGCTTCTTGCTGAAGGAACGGGTGTGTCCCCTCGTCATCAAGCTCTTTTCCCCCAACATTAAGTTCCGGCAGGGCAGCAGCAGCGCGGCCTCACCAGCACCTGTGGAGAAACCTTACTTCCCCATCTGCATGAGGCTGCTGCGTGTGGTCTCAGTCCTCATCAAGCACTTCTACAGCTTACTG gTGACTGAGTGTGAGATCTTCTTATCGCTGCTGGTGAAGTTTCTGGATGGGGAGAAGCCACAGTGGCTGAGAGCGGTGGCTGTGGAGTCAGTCCATAGGCTATGTGTGCAGCCACATTTATTACG ttCATTCTGCCAGTCATACGACATGAAGCAGCACTCCACTAAGGTATTCAGAGACATCGTCAACGCCCTAGGCTCCTTCATCCAATCCCTCTTCATCGTCCCCAATGCGGGCAACCCTGCTGTTGTTGGTGCACCTGCTG GTGGCTCAGGTTCAGGGGCTCAGGGCACAGCACAGGGCGGCCCAGGGACAGGAGGGGTCAGCGGCATCCTGACCTCCCAGGCTGCGTTTGAATACCGTGGTACCTGGATCCCCCTTATGACTGTTAGTGTCCAGGGCAGCGCCAAGGCCACCTA TCTAGAGATGCTGGACAAGGTGGAGCCCCCATCCATCCCAGAGGGCTATGCCATGTCTGTGGCCTTCAGTGCCCTACTGGACCTGGTGCGGGGCATCACCTCCATGATCGAAAGAGAATTGGCCGTGGAGGAGGAAGCAGCTGCTGAGTTCAGGGAGACTCATCCTGATCAGGGGTGGCAGCCACAACCTG GAGCCCATCTGGTGTGGGAGGAGATGGTCAGTGCCTGCTGGTGTGGTCTACTGGCTGCTCTGTCTCTGCTGCTAGACGCCAG CACTGATGAGACAGCCACAGAGAACATCCTGAAGGCAGAGCTGACCATGGCCTCGCTGTGTGGTCGTCTGGGCCTGGTGACGCCCCGTGACGCCTTCATCACAGCCATCTGCAAGGCCTCTCTGCCGCCACACTATGCCCTGACTGTTCTGAGCAGCAATGCTGCCAACTTCTCCAGCAAAG CCTACTCGATCCAGGGCCATAGTGTGCAGATTATCAGCCCCTCCAGTGAATCTCATCAGCAGGTGGTGGCTGTGGGGCAGCCACTCACCTCCCAGCCCCAGGGCACCGTGGTG CTAACTGCCAAGAACATCCAGTGCATGCGAACCCTGTTGAACCTGGCCCACTGCCACGGGGCCGTGCTGGGCACCTCCTGGCAGCTGGTACTGGCTACACTGCAG CACTTAGTGTGGATCCTGGGACTGAAGCCGGGGATGGGCGGTGCCCTGAAGCCTGGCCGAGCTGTAGAGGGACCCAGTACG GTGCTGACCACAGCAGTGATGACAGACCTTCCCATCATCGCTAACATCCTGTCCAGACTGTTTGAGAGCTCCCA GTACCTGGATGATGTGTCCCTGCATCACCTAATCAACGCTCTCTGTTCCCTCTCCCTGGAAGCCATGGAAATGGCTTATGGAAACAACAAG GAGCCATCTTTGTTTGCTGTGGCCAAGCTATTGGAGACTGGCCTTGTTAACATGGATCGTATAGAGATCCTGTGGAGACCCCTAACCGGACACTTATTGGAG GTCTGCCAACACCCAAACTCCAGGATGAGAGAGTGGGGGGCTGAGGCGTTGACGGCGCTTATCAAGGCTGGCCTGGCCTACAAACACGACCCTCCACTCGCCCAAAATCAG CGACTGCAGCTTCTGTTGCTCAACCCCTTGAAGGAGTTGTCCAATGTGCTGCATGCAGACATCCGGCAGAAACAGCTGGAGAGTGTCCTGCAGATTCTACAGAGCCAGGGAGACAGCCTGGGGCCCGGCTGGCCTCTCGTCTTGGGTGTTATAGGAGCCATCCGCAATGATCAAGG CGAGTCATTGATCCGAACAGCCTTCCAGTGCCTGCAGTTAGTGGTGACAGACTTCCTGCCCACCATGCCTTGCACGTGCCTCCAGATCGTAGTGGATGTAGCCGGCAGCTTCGGCCTGCAGAACCAGGAGCTCAACATCAGCCTCACCTCCATTGGCCTACTG TGGAACATTTCAGACTACTTCTTCCAAAGGGGCGAAGCCATCACACAGGAgttggagagggaggaggaagctCTGCAGAAGCAGGCCCAGGAGAAAGGAGAGACCCTGAACAGGCCATTCCACCCCGCCCCTCCCTTTGATTGCCTGTGGCTGTGCCTGTATGCCAAGCTGGGCGAGCTGTGTGTCGACCCACGGCCCGCTGTGCGTAAAAGCGCCGGGCAAACGTTGTTCTCCACCATAGCTGCCCACGGGACCCTGCTGCAGCAGCCAACATGGCATGTTGTGGTCTGGAAG GTACTGTTCCACCTGCTAGACTGTGTGAGGACGTCATCCACCACAGCAGACAAGGAGAAGATTGAGTCTGGCGGCGGGAACATTCTTATCCACCACTCGCGCGACACCGCTGAAAAACAATGGGCGGAGACATGGGTGCTGACCCTTGCCGGGGTGGCACGCATTTTCAACACGAGGCGGTATCTCCTCCAGCAGTTAG GTGATTTCTTCGAGGCCTGGGAGGTGCTCCTGAACCACATTCAGTCAGCTGCGCTCAGCAAAAACAATGAGGTCTCCCTGGCTGCCCTCAAGAGCTTTCAGGAGATCCTACAGATTGGTACACCTGTTAAAGACTCGGACAAAGCAGGCGATGAATTTGCTGCCATGGGCGTCCCCCCAGTGCTCATTGACCCCCTCTCAGCGTCTGGTCCTGGCAGACCCCTGGTGCGATCCGATTCACTAGTTGAACGGCTGACGCGATACAACGGCGCTGAGCTGCAGGCCCCTCCCCCAGGGGAGGAGTCAGCCTTAGAAGACTCTGCTCTATGGTGGTCAGCGTGGAACACGTGGTATCGAACGGGAACGGACAGCACAAGACCACCTAGTGGCCCGGCAGAGAAGTTCTCCTTCATCCCCAGCCAGCCCTTCCTCACAGCACTGATCCAGATTTTCCCAGCACTCTACCAGCACATAAAAGCCAACTTCAGTATGGAGGATCTGAAGAAGCTGGGGGTCATCCTCCATGGGGCCGTGTCCGTGCCTATTAGCAGTGATGCCTCACCCTTCATCCTCCCCTCTTTTACTGAGGCGGTGCTCACCAGCCTGCAGGAAGCTGTGCTCACCTCTCTGGATGTTTTGCAGAAG GCCATCTGTGTGGGCCCGGAGAACCTGCAGGTCATGTACCCAGCCATCTTTGAACAGCTGCTACTCTTCGTGGAGTTCTCCTGCAAGCCTCCTCAATACGGCAGGATGGAAACCAAACACGTGGCCAATGCCAAATACAACCAG GCGGAATGGGTTGCCTTAAACTATGTACCCTTTGCTGAGCGCTCCTTGGAGGTGGTGGTGGACCTGTACCATAAAACAGCGTGCCACAAAGCTGTCATCAATGAGAAGGTTCTGCAGAACATCATCAAG ACTTTAAGAATGCCCTTGGGTTTGAAGTATGCCTGTCCATCAGAGAGCACCTGGAAGCTCGCCGTTTCATCTCTGCTCAAGGTGCTGTCTATTGGATTGCCTGTGGCACGCCAGCATGCCTCATCTGGAAAGTTTGACACTATGTGGCCAGAACTAGCCAACGCCTTTGAAGACTTTCTTTTCACCAAAAG cacacCTCCAGATAACCTGTCCATCCAGGAATTCCAGAAGAACGAAGCCGTTGATGTAGAG GTTGTCCAACTGATCAGCACAGAGATTTTACCGTTTGCCAATTTCATCCCTAAAGACTTTGTTGGCCAGATCATGACAATGCTCAATAGAGGTTCCATTCACTCACAGTCTCCCTCATTCACAG AGGCAGAGATCGATGTGCGGATGAGGGAGGAGTTTTCTAAGGTGTGTTTTGAGACGCTGCTGCAGTTTTCCTTCAGCAACAAGGTGTCCACCCCGCAGGAGGGCTACATCTCTCGTATGGCGCTCTCTGTGCTCCTCAAGAGATCCCAGGATGTTCTTCGACGCTACGTAGAGGatgagaggctgagtggacgcTGCCCCCTGCCCAG GCAACAAGTGACAGAGATTATCTTTGTCTTGAAAGCTATCAGCACTTTGATGGATTCGCTTAAAAAGACACAGCCAGAAAATG TGGATGGCAACACATGGGCTCAAGTGATTGCCCTGTACCCCACACTGGTAGAGTGCATTACATGCTCCTCGTCTGAGGTGAGCTCAGCCTTGAAGGAGGCCCTGGGGCCCTTTAAAGACTTTATGCAGCCACCCCTCTCCAGAGTCCAGAACGGAGAGTCCTGA